A region from the Oceanidesulfovibrio marinus genome encodes:
- a CDS encoding SpoIIE family protein phosphatase, giving the protein MSLRWKILIVLLVVGLLPMSAMQFFSQRITEHMGQDLAAHGKTAMLHTVAFEFERTAKDQARAMNRERALLSFALRIQAAELTRRLISDNDADDNLPLYAEGVSTASFPQSRCIMRGPRECTPLPVDFDDQTVVVLSGMDASGELFSEDGWSNATLADRIPSFLPVYRSLAVSQQDAILWQWTVLESGVLSLYPRVDKPKRALTDRFIAWFRGVRDLQSPMWKLSGPDPFTMEPAFTLAAPLRDAEGTLLGVTAIAAPVSAFVAGEEDLKVLSPNLAAFLVEPEPESPGTLRVLAGKETDTHGQRRWRSYLGRRALCDEASCSVDIAPLARDLAANHSGVRTMPFRGEPCIWAYTPLDEFGAGLVLIAPEKDLASEAHMMEEYVLGSVRQQVRFIGYVLLGMFALLCIVAFLLSRPLIRRARELATASQQLAAGDFSVRVPERGDDELTMVAQSFNTTVPALAESIRLKQSLSIAREVQHTLLPDTLPSRENIQTAAIISYSEETGGDFYDIIEPCGPDRQCIGALVADVSGHGMPAALLMASTRAFLRARFLDKGRGEDIAEAVSDANRLLHMDEEGSGRFVTLFYLEVDLETSQMYWVRAGHEPALLYDIASDTFEQLKGVPGLALGVDPDTTYTAFSAGCLCSGQIALLYTDGLIETENPDGELYGRERLQQSLRRAAALPARKIARKLLDDAARFRGGATQEDDITIVVLKILALAEEDNGES; this is encoded by the coding sequence ATGTCCCTGCGCTGGAAAATTCTGATCGTTCTGCTCGTTGTCGGCCTGCTGCCCATGAGCGCCATGCAGTTTTTCAGCCAGCGGATCACCGAGCACATGGGGCAGGACCTGGCCGCCCACGGCAAGACCGCCATGCTCCACACGGTGGCGTTCGAGTTCGAGCGCACCGCCAAGGACCAGGCCCGGGCCATGAACAGGGAGCGCGCCCTGCTCTCCTTTGCTCTGCGGATACAGGCCGCGGAGCTGACCCGGCGGCTGATCAGCGACAATGACGCCGACGACAACCTGCCCCTCTATGCCGAGGGCGTGAGCACCGCGTCCTTTCCGCAGTCGCGTTGCATCATGCGCGGTCCGCGCGAATGCACGCCTCTGCCCGTGGACTTTGATGACCAGACCGTGGTGGTGCTTTCCGGCATGGACGCCTCCGGGGAACTCTTCTCCGAGGATGGCTGGTCCAACGCGACCCTGGCCGACCGCATCCCTTCGTTCCTGCCGGTCTACCGTTCCCTGGCGGTATCGCAGCAGGACGCCATTCTCTGGCAGTGGACCGTGCTCGAATCGGGCGTACTCTCCCTCTACCCCAGGGTGGACAAGCCCAAACGCGCCCTGACCGATCGCTTCATCGCCTGGTTCCGGGGGGTGCGCGACCTCCAGAGCCCCATGTGGAAGCTCTCCGGCCCGGACCCCTTCACCATGGAGCCGGCGTTCACCCTGGCGGCCCCGCTGCGCGATGCAGAGGGCACGCTCCTCGGCGTGACGGCCATTGCCGCGCCGGTCTCGGCCTTCGTGGCCGGTGAAGAGGATCTCAAGGTGCTCTCGCCCAATCTGGCCGCCTTTCTGGTAGAGCCGGAGCCCGAATCGCCCGGGACCTTGCGCGTGCTGGCCGGCAAGGAGACCGACACCCACGGCCAACGCCGCTGGCGCTCCTACCTGGGCCGGCGCGCCCTGTGCGACGAGGCGTCCTGCAGTGTGGACATCGCTCCCCTGGCCAGGGATCTGGCCGCGAACCACTCCGGCGTACGCACCATGCCCTTCCGCGGCGAGCCCTGCATCTGGGCCTACACACCCCTGGACGAGTTCGGCGCCGGCCTGGTGCTCATCGCGCCGGAAAAGGATCTGGCCTCGGAAGCGCACATGATGGAGGAGTACGTCCTGGGCAGCGTGCGGCAGCAGGTCCGCTTCATCGGCTATGTCCTGCTCGGCATGTTCGCCCTGCTCTGCATCGTCGCTTTCCTGCTCTCACGGCCGCTCATCCGCCGCGCCAGGGAGCTGGCCACGGCCTCCCAGCAGCTTGCCGCCGGCGACTTCTCGGTGCGGGTGCCGGAACGCGGCGACGATGAGCTGACCATGGTCGCGCAGAGCTTCAACACGACCGTGCCGGCCCTGGCCGAGAGCATCCGCCTCAAGCAGTCGCTGAGCATTGCCCGCGAGGTGCAGCACACCCTGCTGCCGGACACCCTGCCCAGCCGCGAGAACATCCAGACCGCTGCGATCATCTCCTACAGCGAGGAGACCGGCGGCGACTTTTACGACATCATCGAGCCCTGCGGGCCGGACCGTCAGTGCATCGGCGCTCTGGTGGCCGACGTCTCGGGCCACGGCATGCCGGCCGCGCTGCTCATGGCCTCCACCCGCGCCTTTCTCCGCGCCCGCTTTCTGGACAAAGGCCGCGGCGAGGACATAGCCGAGGCAGTGAGCGACGCCAACCGCCTGCTCCACATGGACGAGGAGGGCAGCGGCCGCTTTGTGACGCTGTTCTACCTGGAGGTGGATCTGGAGACGAGCCAGATGTACTGGGTGCGTGCCGGCCACGAACCGGCCCTGCTCTACGACATCGCCAGCGACACCTTCGAGCAGCTCAAGGGCGTGCCGGGCCTGGCCCTGGGCGTGGACCCCGACACCACCTACACGGCCTTCTCCGCCGGCTGCCTCTGCTCCGGACAGATCGCCCTCCTGTACACGGACGGGCTCATCGAAACCGAAAACCCGGACGGCGAGCTCTATGGCCGCGAACGGCTGCAGCAGAGCCTGCGGCGCGCCGCTGCCCTGCCTGCCCGCAAGATCGCCCGCAAGCTGCTGGACGACGCCGCCCGTTTCCGCGGCGGCGCCACTCAGGAAGACGACATCACCATCGTGGTGCTCAAGATCCTGGCCCTTGCCGAAGAGGACAATGGCGAGAGCTGA